The DNA window CTCGGGCGGCGATGGCTTCTCGCAGAACAGCAGCTTGCTCGAGCGCCATGATGCCGGCGGCGACGTAGTCGTCGAGGGTGAATACCGCGACCGCCGGCTTGCGGATTGCGAAGGCCGGCGCAGCGACGACGGGCGGCAACAGGCCTTCGAAACGCTCGCCCGTTCCGGGAAGCTCGGCCGACACGCGGGGGCTTGCGGCGTGGACTTCTGCGCCGACATGGTGGGCGACGAGGCGGACGATGCGCTCTCCGTCAGCGGCGGACAGGCGCTCGCCTGTGTCGGCAAGGCCCTCGGCGAGCCGGTCGATCCAGAGCCGCCCGTCGGGGTTGAGCATCACCTCGACGATCGACGGGTCTTCCAGGAATCCGGCGACCGCTGGCCCAAGGGCAGTTCGCAGCATGCGCGTGCCGCGAAGTATCGCCTCTGTTTGCTGGAAGGAATTCGCCATGTCGTCCCCGTTCTTCGCGGGACCACTCGAGAGCGGCCCTGGATCGGGGACGAGTAGAAGAGGCAGAAATTCGGGCGACGCAACAACCGCAATGTGATCGGCGTATTGTGGCGTGCAAATACAGGGAAACGGCGGAACGGCGGCAGTCTTGTGCGGGGTCGTTGGCTCTATTCGGCCGGGACGTCTTCGGAGACTTCCTGACGAAGCCGCGGGCCCTTGGCGAGCCGGCGGCCGAGCGCGGCAACAAATGCGTCGTACCGCTCGCCCGCCTGGGCGCGCGCGGCGGCTTGGGCCGGCTCGGGCAGGGGTGGATTTGTCGTCAACCAGTGCCGGACGAAAACCGCCAGCGTCTCGATCGCGATGCCAAGATCACGCTCGAGGCGTGTCATGCGCCGGTCGAGCTGATCGAGTCGCTTCGTAATCGCCGCCTCCTGCCGTTCGGCTGCGTCGGGTGATAGGAACGAGGCGATCCCAGCTTCGGCCACGAGCGAGCGCGATTGGCCCCGCCGCGCCGCGTATTCGGCGAGCGCCTTCATGATTTCTGGTTCGAGGTAAACCGAAAGCCGCTGCTTCTTGCCGGGAATCGGCATGGCGTCCCTACAGCTCCATGCCGTCGTTGGGGTCGAGCGAGACCTGGCGCGCGATGCCTTGCATCAGACGGTTCACGCGGCTCATGCGCGCCGCGTCGCCCGGATCGTCATCCACCTGGTCGATCTCGAACTCGTTCTCCATCGGGGCCTTCTTTTCCACCGCCGCCATGCGGGTGAGCTCGGGCTGGCGCCGCTTCTCGGAGCCGGTGGGATCGTCGTCGTCGCGTCCGCTCGATGATTCCGGCAGCTCGAACGCTGGGCGCGGCGGCAGGGGCATAGCCGTCCAGTCGTTCGGCCGCGGCGTGGTCATCTTGGTGGTTTCTGGCGGCGGAAGGATACGCTCCTGGAACCGTGGGTCCTCGAAGTAGCGGGCCTTTTTTGCGCGAAGTGGTGGCGTGCCGGCCACCATGACGATCTCGTCGGTGGGAGCGAGCTGCATAATCTCACCCGGTGTCAGCAGCGGTCGCGGCGTCTCGGATCGCGAGACCATAAGATGGCCGAGCCAGGGGCTTAGCCGATGACCGGCATAGTTGCGCATGGCCCGCATCTCGGTCGCGGTGCCGAGCGCGTCGCTGACTCTCTTGGCGGTCCTTTCGTCGTTGGTCGCGAAGCTGACCCGGACGTGGCAGTTGTCGAGGATCGAGTTGTTCGGCCCGTAGGCCTTCTCGATCTGGTTCAGCGACTGCGCGATGAGGAAGCTCTTTAGGCCGTAGCCTGCCATGAACGCCAAGGCGCTTTCGAAGAAATCCAGGCGACCGAGGGCGGGAAACTCATCGAGCATGAGGAGGAGCCGGTGACGCCGGCCCTTCGTGTCAAGGACTTCGGTAAGGCGTCGGCCGATCTGGTTGAGGATCAGGCGGATCAGAGGCTTGGTGCGCGCGATGTCCGATGGCGGCACGACGAGGTAGAGAGTCGACGGCGTCGGTCCTCCGACGATATCGGTGATCCTCCAGTCGCAGCGGCGCGTGACCTCGGCAACGACCGGATCGCGATATAGGCCGAGAAAGGACATGGTGGTGCTCAAGACGCCACTTCGCTCGTTGTCGGACTTGTTGAGCAGCTCGCGCGCAGCACTGGCGATGACCGGATGTGGACCTGTCTTGCCCAGATGCGCGGTCTTCATCATCGCGGCAAGCGTCGACTCGATCGGGCGTCGCGGGTCGGAGAGGAAGGAAGCGACGCCGGCAAGCGTCTTATCCTTTTCAGCGTAGAGCACGTGGAGGATCGCCCCGACCAGGAGTGCGTGGGACGTCTTCTCCCAGTGGTTACGCTTCTCAAGGCTACCTTCGGGATCGACGAGGATGTCGGCGATGTTCTGGACGTCCCGGACCTCCCATTCGCCTTTGCGCACTTCCA is part of the Chelativorans sp. AA-79 genome and encodes:
- a CDS encoding ribbon-helix-helix protein, CopG family encodes the protein MPIPGKKQRLSVYLEPEIMKALAEYAARRGQSRSLVAEAGIASFLSPDAAERQEAAITKRLDQLDRRMTRLERDLGIAIETLAVFVRHWLTTNPPLPEPAQAAARAQAGERYDAFVAALGRRLAKGPRLRQEVSEDVPAE
- a CDS encoding conjugal transfer protein TraG; this encodes MSGSKILWGQLLAVCAAVLATTSIATQWTAWQLGFQAQLGEPWFYLFGWPVYYPPSFFVWWYFYDAYAPAIFVRGAIIAASGGFIAIFVAIAMSVWRAREAKNVDTYGSARWARLDEVKAAGLLGPDGVVLGKLGRDYLRHDGPEHVLCFAPTRSGKGVGLVIPSLLTWPGSAIVHDIKGENWQLTSGFRAQHGRVLLFDPTNPSSSAYNPLLEVRKGEWEVRDVQNIADILVDPEGSLEKRNHWEKTSHALLVGAILHVLYAEKDKTLAGVASFLSDPRRPIESTLAAMMKTAHLGKTGPHPVIASAARELLNKSDNERSGVLSTTMSFLGLYRDPVVAEVTRRCDWRITDIVGGPTPSTLYLVVPPSDIARTKPLIRLILNQIGRRLTEVLDTKGRRHRLLLMLDEFPALGRLDFFESALAFMAGYGLKSFLIAQSLNQIEKAYGPNNSILDNCHVRVSFATNDERTAKRVSDALGTATEMRAMRNYAGHRLSPWLGHLMVSRSETPRPLLTPGEIMQLAPTDEIVMVAGTPPLRAKKARYFEDPRFQERILPPPETTKMTTPRPNDWTAMPLPPRPAFELPESSSGRDDDDPTGSEKRRQPELTRMAAVEKKAPMENEFEIDQVDDDPGDAARMSRVNRLMQGIARQVSLDPNDGMEL